DNA from Xiphophorus maculatus strain JP 163 A chromosome 6, X_maculatus-5.0-male, whole genome shotgun sequence:
aaccaGTTGTTCCACTGGGAACAACTGAGAACTATGAAAGCTAGACAGAGAAACCAGGAGAACAATGCAAActagaaatataaatacacaaagGGAAAGAAGAGACTGCTACACAGGGACTAATCAGAGGTAAATAAGGGCAGCTGGAAAAGATCTGGAAAGGAAGGTATTCTGGTAAGctgagaaaaggagaaagaacAAAGCTGACACACAAAAACCTTTGATGAAAGGAAAAATTGAAGCTAGCATAAACAGTAAGTGTTTGTGCTTAGGGAACAagtccaaaacacaaacaataaaaataagtgaaCTAACACAAGGAATAAACTAAAAAGGCAATATCTATAagcaaataaattatgaaaaaaatctgaaaaggcagaaaaatgaTCAGTATGGATTAAACAACACCACAAAACACTATGGTGGGAGAATTATGATTTTAGTGTGTTTCTTGGTAGATTGCAACACATTGGGGGGATGATGAACAGAGAACCTGTTAACCTTAGCCAGAACACTGCATATGGTTTGTGAATGGGTCTTCTTGCATGACAATAACAAGAGACTTGTAATCAAGGCAACAAAGAAGGAGCAAAAAAATATCAACTGATAAAACCTTTGTagtgaaaaatactttttcttttcacaatgCTTTCAAACAAGCAATGCTTAAATTTTTTGTGGTTGCTTGACAAGCTAAGGCTTACAAAATAAGTGTGTCATGTGGTGATACAGCCTTTGATGTAATCTCTCTTGTGTCATTCATTCCGAAGCAAATGTCTGTCATATTTTCCAgatcttttcacagataaaTGAAGGacttgctgtttttattttttatctcatCAGGAAGATCACATCTGATGTCTTTCCTGTTTTGTGCTATAACAAAGACGGTTAAGCTTAAGTTAGGGTTAAGAATGCACTTGTAAGAGCTAAAGTTAGGGTAATTGTCACATTTGGCACAAACggactaattaaaataaatggaagtaaaCACAAAGTCTTAATTTGGTTAGAAGTGTGATCTTTTATGTGTATTGGAAATTTATTAGATACTTCCTGTAATAGAACATTTGTATTATAACTTATAATAAAAAGGccctttttatgtatttgtctAAACTCTTTTTGAAAGGAAAGTCTTAGTTAATTATCTGAGGTTGTAAAACGATGATAAGACAATGAAAACTTTGTTTAACAAACTTTTACATTTGACTTTGAGGccaaataaattaacatttaaatttttgaaCTGATCCAAAAGAAACCAGAGTGATACACTAAGAAACTAATTTATCAGCAGATGTGAGTAAGTGATTGTAagctttaaattacaaaatacaaaatgacaattgtttatattttgtgatgtTAAAAATGCCAGAAAAGCTTGAGTGTTCATATAAGCtttccttgtaaaaaaaaaaaaaactgactcaTGGTTTTGGTaagttgaaaggaaaaaaaggggtACTATTCAGGTCACAGAACCATTTATTAATAATGTCACCCATCTTCCAAAACTCTTCTCAATAAATCATCttcttaataaacaaaaacacatgagaTTTATCAACCACCACGGTTATGACACAGATAAGGGTGGGGTTAAAGTTGTGTGTTAAAAGAAAcagtgaagcaaaaaaaaaaaaacagaaaaagagcgtacaatagaaacacaaaataaaagttcactTGGATTTAATAGGGAAACTAATGAAGGAGAAACTTGTTTACAGACCATACACCCAGGAAGCCAAGGAGCACATTCATCTCGTATTCGATAGATTGTTCACAGTTTTAGGGCTTACAATAAAACAGCATAAAACCATATGAAaactgtttagaaaaaaaaaactgtttaccAGAGTGGGATAATTACATCTTAGACCAGTAAATgatacttaaaaaaagaatttagaagaaaaacattcttaaagcaagatttcttttgttaatgTGTTAATGGAAACCAACTACAACATTGTTGAATGCTGCCTaacttgtttaattatttaattccgacattttattctgaataGAAAACAGGTCTTCAAAATGTGTTAATTGAATAAATTTCTAGTTTCTGGCGTTTctggtgaaaaaagaaaatggtatGTAAAAAGATATtgaaacatacagaaaaaagttttctttaatcaCATTTACAGAATTGGTATTTCAGCaatttacaatatatttttattattcttgttTAGCTTTTACAAGATCCCCATACGATTAGTGTAAGGCTATTTAATCAATGAATAGTCACAGAATAATACTCACAGAATAACTATAACATGTTTTGAAAGAGGTCTTTAAAATCTGAGTCTGTATCTAAACTGAACATCTCTGATGGGCTgcatcgatccgaagccccaaCGTCTGAAGTCAATTTCAGGAATTTCCTCCTCAGGGTTTTTCAGCTCAAACTCAAAATACACCAGCATGAGGAACACAAACTGTTTTAGCTCATTGGTGGCAAAGAATCGCCCAGGACACATGGAGACTCCCGCCCCCCAGGGCATGTTGTAGTACTTcactttctttccatctttgAAAAAGTCTGTTTTCTTGCTGCCGTCTGGGTTCAGAAAGCGATTGTATTTGAATGCATGCGGGTCAGGATGGATTTCTGGGTCAAGGTGGACCGCACTGTAAGGAAAGATTGACATCCTGTCACCTTTGCGGATGAAGTATTCACGCCTGTCGGCCATCTTGAGAGTCATGTCCTGGAGCACAGCCCTGGTAAGGAGGGGTGCAGCAGTGAGCCGGAGGGTCTCTTCCACAGCGCTGTCTAGCACTGGAGTTTTCATGAGCATTTCACGGGTCAGGTCTACCAAGGGCCCACCACGTCTGACTTCCTGCCCCGTCTCCTTCAAAACTTTATCAACCTCTTCCCTCACTGCTTTCATGGCCTCAGGGTGTTTcagaaggaagaggagaagcCAGAACGAAGAGGGTCCAGTGTTGCCCTGAGAGGCCCAAAGAAGCACAAACATGTACCTGTTGATCATTGACTCGTTCATGCCCACTTCTTCTTTGGACTGCTGCATGTCCCACACCCAACGACTGATGTTGTCCTTGGCCTTCATGTTCTGCACAGAGACAGCATCCCAGAAGTAGGACTGCAGCCTGTCAGCTTCCCACTTCTGCTTTGGTGGAAGGACTCCATATGCCAAGTTGGGGAAGAGCTGGTCATATTTACGAAATTCATAAAACAGAGCTTCTGAATGAGTTCTGTCCTTCTCTTTGGCTTTCTCCTCACCTCCCTCAGACTTGTGTGGCACATTTCCAAATAAAGCCAAATAACCGGCTCGGAAAACAATGTTGTAGCTGTAGATGAACAGTCCATCTTCCTTCCAGGGGCTCTGACCTGTGCCTGAGCCCACGCTGTGCAACATAAGGTTTTGCAAGTTACTCATCATGGCTTGTGTCATTATTTCCAGCCCTTCCCCCTTCAAGTGCTTATTGCTGGCATTCTGCAGGACATGGTGATCATTCTGGACAGCTTTGTAGCCAAAAACCCTGTTAACAAGCTGCTCTGCAAAACTATTAAAGTCCAGCTTCTCTCGACTCTCCTTAACAAAAGCCCCAAAGGAGAGGGGGTCCTGCAGAAATGTAAAGTAATATCCTCCAAGCTGCACCGTAAAAACATCACCATGCTTTTTCTTCATTCTCTCCAGAAACTTAAAACTGTCTCTGCGAAATTCCAAGACATGGCCCAGCCAAGGAATGAGACCTTTGTCAAGCGGGGGTTCTCCTGGACGTCTCTTTCGGAAAACTCCGAGAAGGTACAGTCCTCCAAGCAGCGCAAACAAGCAGCTGAAGAGCACAGGCAGCAGCAGCCCCATGACTGTTTCTGTTGGCAGCAACAGAGTGTTGTTGAGATGAAGTCCAGGCTCAGAAGAATAAGCAGCAAGTTGCTCCTCCCATTCATAATGGGTTGCAGATTTCCAGGAAAGGAGATAAAATTCTTCAGCAGACAAAGAGCGAGGAAAATATTCACTTCAAGTTTGATGtagattaaagtttatttttattcttttctgaaaataagGAAATGGTATTTGGAACTCAGTGTCACAGAAAGAATTAAGGGGCTTTCACCCCAGTACTTAACAATTTGAATAGTCTCAGGCTTGTAACCTTCCTTTCTATTGCTCCAAATGTTCAGTGGTCTTCATTGCTAAACACTGTTAAAGTTGCATCAGGGaaagtgaaacagttttttgttttttttccaaaaaccaaaaaactgcAGAGAAGCATATTTGCAAGCTGAAATCCGTGTTTAATGCGGTTTCTGGAAAAATGACTTCCTCTC
Protein-coding regions in this window:
- the LOC102227191 gene encoding 7-alpha-hydroxycholest-4-en-3-one 12-alpha-hydroxylase is translated as MGLLLPVLFSCLFALLGGLYLLGVFRKRRPGEPPLDKGLIPWLGHVLEFRRDSFKFLERMKKKHGDVFTVQLGGYYFTFLQDPLSFGAFVKESREKLDFNSFAEQLVNRVFGYKAVQNDHHVLQNASNKHLKGEGLEIMTQAMMSNLQNLMLHSVGSGTGQSPWKEDGLFIYSYNIVFRAGYLALFGNVPHKSEGGEEKAKEKDRTHSEALFYEFRKYDQLFPNLAYGVLPPKQKWEADRLQSYFWDAVSVQNMKAKDNISRWVWDMQQSKEEVGMNESMINRYMFVLLWASQGNTGPSSFWLLLFLLKHPEAMKAVREEVDKVLKETGQEVRRGGPLVDLTREMLMKTPVLDSAVEETLRLTAAPLLTRAVLQDMTLKMADRREYFIRKGDRMSIFPYSAVHLDPEIHPDPHAFKYNRFLNPDGSKKTDFFKDGKKVKYYNMPWGAGVSMCPGRFFATNELKQFVFLMLVYFEFELKNPEEEIPEIDFRRWGFGSMQPIRDVQFRYRLRF